A portion of the Caenorhabditis elegans chromosome III genome contains these proteins:
- the mlc-5 gene encoding Myosin-2 essential light chain (Confirmed by transcript evidence): MDDLADCREVFAYFDSKGDERISVQQVGDVLRALGQNPTEAEIHKCVGSFDREARLSFEDFVPIFQSVSKNREKHTVEEFVEGLSHFDKEGNGMINVAELRHLLTTLGERLSDEDVDQLLSGHNDSHGNVNISDFVRAVMNS; this comes from the exons ATGGACGATTTGGCTGATTGTCGTGAGGTTTTCGCCTATTTTGACAGCAAAGGCGACGAGCGAATCTCTGTTCAGCag GTCGGTGATGTGCTCCGCGCGCTCGGCCAGAACCCAACAGAAGCCGAAATTCACAAATGTGTCGGCTCGTTCGATCGGGAAGCTCGGCTTTCATTCGAGGACTTTGTCCCAATTTTCCAGTCGGTGTCCAAGAATCG tgaaaagCACACCGTTGAGGAGTTCGTCGAGGGGTTGTCGCATTTCGACAAGGAGGGAAACGGAATGATCAATGTCGCAGAGCTCCGACACTTGCTCACCACTCTTG gagAACGCCTATCCGATGAAGACGTCGATCAATTGCTCTCCGGACACAACGATTCTCACGGAAACGTCAATATCTCGGATTTCGTACGCGCTGTCATGAACTCCtaa